One part of the Solea solea chromosome 1, fSolSol10.1, whole genome shotgun sequence genome encodes these proteins:
- the gpr12 gene encoding G-protein coupled receptor 12, which yields MSEEPPVTPNWLSPDPTAWASGGGGPLDNSTGLGTFPSDNSLQPSQLPLLVNPWDIVLCSSGTLIACENALVVLVIWQNPALRAPMFLLIGSLALADLLAGLGLVLHFTCAYLLRSDSAQLLTVGLVVASFSASVFSLLAITIDRYLSLYYALTYNSERTAAFTYTMLVLLWGLSLCLGLLPVTGVNCLAEEATCSVVRPLTKNNIAVLSVSFLLLFGLMLQLYVQICKIVMRHAHQIALQHHFLAATPHYVTTRKGVSTLAIILGTFAACWMPFTVYSLIADYTYPPLYTYATLVPATYNSVINPVIYAFRNQEIQKALWLVCCGCVPASVAQRARTPSDV from the coding sequence ATGAGTGAAGAGCCTCCGGTCACCCCCAACTGGCTGAGCCCTGACCCCACAGCGTGGGCCAGCGGAGGCGGGGGACCATTGGACAACAGCACCGGTCTGGGGACATTTCCGTCGGACAACTCCCTCCAACCCAGCCAGCTGCCGCTGCTCGTCAACCCCTGGGACATAGTGCTGTGTTCATCTGGGACTCTGATAGCCTGTGAGAACGCCCTGGTGGTGCTGGTGATCTGGCAGAACCCGGCGCTCAGAGCCCCCATGTTCCTGCTGATCGGCAGCCTGGCACTGGCCGACCTGCTGGCCGGCCTGGGCTTGGTGCTTCACTTCACCTGTGCCTATTTGCTCCGCTCTGACTCGGCCCAGCTGCTGACCGTGGGCCTGGTGGTGGCCTCCTTCTCCGCCTCTGTCTTCAGCCTGCTGGCCATCACCATCGACCGCTACCTGTCGCTGTATTACGCCCTGACCTACAACTCGGAGCGGACAGCGGCCTTCACTTACACCATGCTGGTGCTGCTGTGgggcctctctctgtgtctgggTCTGCTGCCGGTCACGGGGGTCAACTGCCTGGCAGAGGAGGCCACGTGCAGCGTGGTGCGACCACTGACTAAGAACAACATCGCCGTGCTGTCCGTCTCCTTCCTGCTGCTTTTTGGTCTCATGCTGCAACTCTACGTCCAGATCTGCAAGATCGTGATGCGCCATGCTCATCAGATCGCCCTGCAGCACCACTTCCTGGCTGCCACGCCCCACTACGTCACAACGCGGAAGGGCGTGTCCACGCTGGCCATCATCCTGGGCACCTTTGCCGCCTGCTGGATGCCGTTCACCGTCTACTCCCTGATCGCCGACTACACCTACCCTCCACTCTACACCTACGCCACGCTGGTACCTGCCACCTACAACTCCGTCATCAACCCAGTCATCTACGCCTTCAGGAACCAGGAGATCCAGAAGGCGCTGTGGCtggtgtgctgtggctgcgtgCCTGCCAGTGTGGCCCAGCGGGCACGGACCCCGAGTGACGTCTGA
- the wasf3b gene encoding wiskott-Aldrich syndrome protein family member 3b isoform X2: MPLVKRNIEPRHLCRGELPNGIGSELECVMNNTLSAIIRQLSSLSKHAEDIFGELFNEANTFYLRANSLQDRIDRLAVKVTQLDSTVEEVSLQDINMRKAFKSSTIQDQQVVSKSSVPIPVIEMYNLSDKPPPLNILSSYRDDQKEALKFYTDPSYFFELWKEKMLQDTEDKRKEKRKQKEQRQCVDGTLQREVKKVRKARNRRQEWNMMALDKELRPDHRHTIHRDRGASSEGSMSPENRGLGPELHHYPNAMNHAGHAHTYSGPPPSVLAAQMAAGHVPRGGGEHDNRGRTMMAYQGGTLGRSHHHQVPLPPPPSEAMNGASMSLPPADYSMDGYGNTGPPPPPPAPLIPSAQTAFALPPGGLMSPGPMAGAGGYAPPTPPVSGMQTAPPPPGPPPLPLPAGTSFSTAHMMSSVPAEPSVVNDARSDLLAAIRIQLKKVQEQQEQQAKREPVGNDVATILSRRIAVEYSDSEDDSELEENDWSD, from the exons ATGCCGCTGGTTAAGAGGAACATCGAGCCCCGTCACCTCTGCAGAGGGGAGCTCCCCAACGGCATCGGCAGTGAGCTGGAGTGTGTGATGAACAACACGCTCTCTGCCATCATCCGCCAGCTCAGCAGCCTGA GTAAACATGCAGAGGACATATTTGGCGAGCTGTTTAACGAGGCCAACACCTTCTACCTTCGCGCCAACTCTCTCCAGGACCGCATCGACCGGCTGGCCGTCAAGGTCACGCAGCTGGACTCCACGGTGGAGGAAG TTTCCCTTCAAGATATCAACATGAGAAAGGCCTTTAAGAGCTCCACCATTCAGGACCAGCAGGTGGTGTCCAAGAGCAGCGTGCCCATCCCTGTCATAGAGATGTACAACCTGAGCGACAAGCCTCCGCCGCTCAACATCCTCTCATCGTACAG AGACGACCAGAAGGAAGCGCTTAAATTCTACACCGACCCCTCGTACTTCTTTGAACTGTGGAAGGAAAAGATGCTGCAGGACACGGAGGACAAGAGGAAGGAGAAAAGGAAGCAGAAG GAGCAGCGGCAATGTGTGGACGGGACATTGCAGAGGGAGGTGAAGAAGGTTCGCAAGGCCAGGAACCGCCGGCAGGAGTGGAACATGATGGCTCTGGATAAGGAGCTGAGGCCGGACCATCGACACACCATACACCGCGACCGAGGAGCTTCATCTGAAGGCTCCATGTCACCAGAGAACAG GGGTCTCGGTCCCGAGCTTCACCACTACCCCAACGCCATGAACCACGCGGGACACGCCCACACTTACTCTGGCCCCCCGCCCAGTGTCCTGGCTGCCCAGATGGCCGCGGGACACGTCCCGCGCGGAGGCGGTGAACATGATAACAGGGGCAGGACCATGATGGCCTATCAGGGCGGGACACTGGGACGTTCTCACCACCATCAGGTCCCACTGCCTCCCCCACCCTCTGAGGCTATGAACGGTGCCTCTATGTCCCTCCCACCTGCCGACTACAG tatGGACGGCTACGGCAACACCGGGCCTCCGCCACCTCCACCCGCACCGCTCATCCCCTCTGCCCAGACTGCCTTCGCTTTACCACCGGGGGGTCTGATGTCTCCCGGACCAATGGCTGGCGCCGGCGGCTACGCTCCGCCCACACCACCTGTGTCTGGAATGCAGacagctccgcctcctcccgGTCCTCCACCCCTTCCACTTCCAGCTGGTACCTCCTTCTCCACAGCCCACATGATGTCCTCTGTGCCCGCTGAGCCCTCAGTGGTCAACGACGCCCGCAGCGATCTGCTCGCCGCCATAC GCATCCAGCTGAAGAaggtgcaggagcagcaggagcagcaggcaaAGAGGGAGCCCGTCGGAAACGACGTGGCCACCATCCTGTCGCGGCGCATTGCCGTGGAGTATTCCGACTCCGAGGACGATTCTGAGCTGGAGGAGAACGACTGGTCTGATTAA
- the wasf3b gene encoding wiskott-Aldrich syndrome protein family member 3b isoform X1, translating into MPLVKRNIEPRHLCRGELPNGIGSELECVMNNTLSAIIRQLSSLSKHAEDIFGELFNEANTFYLRANSLQDRIDRLAVKVTQLDSTVEEVSLQDINMRKAFKSSTIQDQQVVSKSSVPIPVIEMYNLSDKPPPLNILSSYRDDQKEALKFYTDPSYFFELWKEKMLQDTEDKRKEKRKQKEQRQCVDGTLQREVKKVRKARNRRQEWNMMALDKELRPDHRHTIHRDRGASSEGSMSPENRGLGPELHHYPNAMNHAGHAHTYSGPPPSVLAAQMAAGHVPRGGGEHDNRGRTMMAYQGGTLGRSHHHQVPLPPPPSEAMNGASMSLPPADYSMDGYGNTGPPPPPPAPLIPSAQTAFALPPGGLMSPGPMAGAGGYAPPTPPVSGMQTAPPPPGPPPLPLPAGTSFSTAHMMSSVPAEPSVVNDARSDLLAAIRMGIQLKKVQEQQEQQAKREPVGNDVATILSRRIAVEYSDSEDDSELEENDWSD; encoded by the exons ATGCCGCTGGTTAAGAGGAACATCGAGCCCCGTCACCTCTGCAGAGGGGAGCTCCCCAACGGCATCGGCAGTGAGCTGGAGTGTGTGATGAACAACACGCTCTCTGCCATCATCCGCCAGCTCAGCAGCCTGA GTAAACATGCAGAGGACATATTTGGCGAGCTGTTTAACGAGGCCAACACCTTCTACCTTCGCGCCAACTCTCTCCAGGACCGCATCGACCGGCTGGCCGTCAAGGTCACGCAGCTGGACTCCACGGTGGAGGAAG TTTCCCTTCAAGATATCAACATGAGAAAGGCCTTTAAGAGCTCCACCATTCAGGACCAGCAGGTGGTGTCCAAGAGCAGCGTGCCCATCCCTGTCATAGAGATGTACAACCTGAGCGACAAGCCTCCGCCGCTCAACATCCTCTCATCGTACAG AGACGACCAGAAGGAAGCGCTTAAATTCTACACCGACCCCTCGTACTTCTTTGAACTGTGGAAGGAAAAGATGCTGCAGGACACGGAGGACAAGAGGAAGGAGAAAAGGAAGCAGAAG GAGCAGCGGCAATGTGTGGACGGGACATTGCAGAGGGAGGTGAAGAAGGTTCGCAAGGCCAGGAACCGCCGGCAGGAGTGGAACATGATGGCTCTGGATAAGGAGCTGAGGCCGGACCATCGACACACCATACACCGCGACCGAGGAGCTTCATCTGAAGGCTCCATGTCACCAGAGAACAG GGGTCTCGGTCCCGAGCTTCACCACTACCCCAACGCCATGAACCACGCGGGACACGCCCACACTTACTCTGGCCCCCCGCCCAGTGTCCTGGCTGCCCAGATGGCCGCGGGACACGTCCCGCGCGGAGGCGGTGAACATGATAACAGGGGCAGGACCATGATGGCCTATCAGGGCGGGACACTGGGACGTTCTCACCACCATCAGGTCCCACTGCCTCCCCCACCCTCTGAGGCTATGAACGGTGCCTCTATGTCCCTCCCACCTGCCGACTACAG tatGGACGGCTACGGCAACACCGGGCCTCCGCCACCTCCACCCGCACCGCTCATCCCCTCTGCCCAGACTGCCTTCGCTTTACCACCGGGGGGTCTGATGTCTCCCGGACCAATGGCTGGCGCCGGCGGCTACGCTCCGCCCACACCACCTGTGTCTGGAATGCAGacagctccgcctcctcccgGTCCTCCACCCCTTCCACTTCCAGCTGGTACCTCCTTCTCCACAGCCCACATGATGTCCTCTGTGCCCGCTGAGCCCTCAGTGGTCAACGACGCCCGCAGCGATCTGCTCGCCGCCATACGTATGG GCATCCAGCTGAAGAaggtgcaggagcagcaggagcagcaggcaaAGAGGGAGCCCGTCGGAAACGACGTGGCCACCATCCTGTCGCGGCGCATTGCCGTGGAGTATTCCGACTCCGAGGACGATTCTGAGCTGGAGGAGAACGACTGGTCTGATTAA